CGGCCACACGACGCACAGTGGATCAAGTCCACCCGCAGTACGAACAACGGCCACTGCGTCGAGATGCGCTTAAGCCGGCAGACCGTCGCCGTCCGCGACTCCAAGAACCCCGACGGCGCCGAACTCACCTTCCCGGCCACGGCATTCGGCGCCTTCCTCGCCGCCCTCAAGAACCGCTGAGCCCGACTCGCCGCACGCGCCCCGCCGTCGGGCGCAGGCGCAGAGGCCGCCGACGCGTGTCTCGGGGTGCCGCATGCGCGTCGCCGGCCGAATCGCCGTCAGCGTCAGTTGGGCGCAAGTACCCCCGCCCGTTCCGGGTCGAAGCTCTGATAGCGCAGGCCGCCGTCGGAGGTCAGCGTCAACACCGTGCTCCTGGGCTCCACGCACTCGAACCCCTCGTTCGCGGTGCCCTGGTCCTCCTCGGTGAGGCTGATCTGTCCCTCGGCCGCGTGTTCGAACGTCAGCGTCGCCGCGCAGCCGCCCTCCGGCCGCAGGAACTCGCCGATCTCCTCGCCCGCCCCGCCGTTGGTCAGAGTCAGCTCGACGTCCACCGGTTCGGCGTCCTCGTCCTCGTCCTCGCCTGCGGGCAGCACGCTGCCTGCCCACTCGCCCGCGAAGCCTGCGGGGAGCGAGTCGAGGGCGGTCGCGAAGGTTCCGGACCGCTGCGGGTCATCGCTCGTGTAGCGGATCGTCCCGTCGGCCAGCAGGTCCACGGTCGTCGTCTCGGGCTCCGCGCAGTCCTCGTCGTCGTGCTCGGTCTCCAGGTCACGCTCATGGAATTCGAGCCGGGTGGCGGTGGCGGCGTCCAGGATGAGCGCCGCCGAACATCCGGAGACGGGCCGGGTGAAGGTGCCGACACTGCCGCCGACGTTCCCACCGGTGAGGCTGATGGTGGCGAACGCCGACTG
The Actinoalloteichus fjordicus DNA segment above includes these coding regions:
- a CDS encoding DUF397 domain-containing protein, producing the protein MISRSSSSRPHDAQWIKSTRSTNNGHCVEMRLSRQTVAVRDSKNPDGAELTFPATAFGAFLAALKNR